In the Oreochromis aureus strain Israel breed Guangdong linkage group 14, ZZ_aureus, whole genome shotgun sequence genome, one interval contains:
- the LOC116323644 gene encoding alpha-(1,3)-fucosyltransferase 4-like has product MGIGDLWRPEGRPSIAAHGADGLSGLFPRKNRCVRVLTGVCSSVCVATVVFLLLVGVCLLYLPDPLAPDRLVSLPGENSPVTLLIWTHPFGQYGELPDCLELFQIDGCTLTDDALRYPQADAVIIHHREIATGYADLPPEPRPPAQKWIWMNFESPTHTRGLWRLEGVFNLTMSYRTDSDIFLPYGYLVPRARTEGALQKSFAQPLRGPHSSKLLRSRFVAWVISNWSESQARVTFYNQLRQYIHIDVFGGAGWPLPTDSVVQLVKRYLFYLALENSQHTDYITEKLWNAVLAGAVPVVLGPSRQNYERFLPPEAFIHVDDFPSVEELAQYLLMLRRSPAQMRRHLDWRRSYGVRQPTFFNEHYCTACRAVRRTTGRTNVVRDLTRWFYS; this is encoded by the coding sequence ATGGGAATTGGGGATCTCTGGAGACCAGAGGGCCGCCCCTCAATCGCAGCTCACGGAGCAGACGGGCTCTCAGGGTTATTCCCGCGGAAAAACCGCTGCGTGCGTGTTCTCACAGGGGTCTGCTCCTCTGTGTGCGTGGCCACCGTGGTTTTCCTGTTACTCGTGGGAGTCTGCCTGCTCTACCTGCCGGATCCATTAGCGCCTGACCGGCTGGTTTCTCTCCCTGGGGAGAACAGCCCGGTGACGCTGCTGATATGGACGCATCCATTCGGTCAGTATGGAGAACTTCCGGACTGCCTCGAGCTGTTTCAGATAGACGGCTGCACGCTCACGGACGACGCGCTCAGGTACCCACAGGCTGACGCCGTGATAATTCACCACCGGGAGATTGCCACTGGCTACGCCGATCTCCCACCAGAACCGCGGCCACCTGCGCAAAAGTGGATATGGATGAACTTCGAGTCTCCCACGCACACGCGTGGACTCTGGCGTTTAGAAGGTGTTTTCAACCTCACGATGAGCTACCGGACAGACTCGGACATTTTCCTGCCCTATGGGTATCTGGTCCCCCGCGCGCGCACAGAGGGGGCTCTCCAGAAGAGCTTTGCTCAGCCGCTTCGCGGACCTCACAGCTCCAAACTCCTCCGGTCACGCTTCGTGGCCTGGGTCATCAGCAACTGGTCGGAGTCCCAGGCGCGCGTGACCTTCTACAACCAGCTGCGCCAATACATCCATATCGATGTGTTCGGGGGCGCGGGCTGGCCGTTACCGACAGACAGCGTGGTGCAGCTCGTCAAACGGTACCTGTTCTACCTGGCGCTGGAGAACTCCCAGCACACCGACTACATCACGGAGAAGCTGTGGAACGCCGTGCTGGCCGGTGCCGTCCCCGTGGTGCTGGGTCCGTCCAGGCAGAACTATGAGCGCTTCCTGCCCCCCGAGGCCTTCATCCACGTGGACGACTTCCCCTCAGTGGAAGAGCTGGCCCAATACCTGCTGATGCTGAGGCGGAGCCCGGCTCAGATGAGACGGCACCTGGACTGGAGGAGGAGCTACGGCGTACGCCAGCCGACCTTCTTCAACGAGCACTACTGCACGGCCTGCAGGGCGGTGAGGAGGACCACAGGCAGGACTAATGTGGTCAGAGACCTGACACGTTGGTTCTACTCGTGA